In Pseudonocardia sp. C8, one genomic interval encodes:
- the fabG gene encoding 3-oxoacyl-ACP reductase FabG produces the protein MTQQQRTAIVTGGARGIGAATAIRLAADGHKVAVLDLEESAAKPTVEAIEGAGGTARAFGADVADAAAVEAAVGAVTESLGAPTILVNNAGITKDNLLFKMTEDDWDAVMGVHLRGSFLMTRAVQKHMVDAHWGRVVNLSSTSALGNRGQANYSAAKAGLQGFTKTLAIELGKFGITANCIAPGFIASEMTKATAERLGVDWEEFKTMRAKEIPVQRAGAPEDIAQMVSFFVDERSSFVSGQVIYVAGGPKT, from the coding sequence ATGACCCAGCAGCAGAGGACCGCCATCGTCACCGGGGGAGCACGCGGGATCGGCGCGGCCACCGCGATCCGGCTGGCGGCCGACGGGCACAAGGTGGCCGTGCTGGACCTGGAGGAGTCGGCGGCGAAGCCGACCGTGGAGGCCATCGAGGGCGCCGGTGGCACGGCGCGGGCGTTCGGCGCGGACGTCGCCGACGCCGCGGCGGTCGAGGCCGCGGTCGGCGCGGTGACCGAGTCGCTCGGCGCCCCGACGATCCTGGTCAACAACGCCGGCATCACCAAGGACAACCTGCTCTTCAAGATGACCGAGGACGACTGGGACGCGGTCATGGGCGTGCACCTGCGCGGGTCGTTCCTGATGACCCGTGCCGTGCAGAAGCACATGGTCGACGCCCACTGGGGCCGGGTGGTCAACCTGTCGTCCACCTCGGCGCTGGGCAACCGCGGCCAGGCGAACTACTCCGCGGCCAAGGCCGGGCTGCAGGGCTTCACCAAGACCCTGGCCATCGAGCTGGGCAAGTTCGGCATCACCGCGAACTGCATCGCCCCCGGCTTCATCGCCTCCGAGATGACCAAGGCGACCGCGGAGCGGCTCGGCGTCGACTGGGAGGAGTTCAAGACGATGCGGGCCAAGGAGATCCCGGTGCAGCGCGCGGGTGCACCCGAGGACATCGCGCAGATGGTGTCGTTCTTCGTCGACGAGCGGTCGTCGTTCGTCAGCGGACAGGTCATCTACGTGGCCGGCGGCCCGAAGACCTGA
- a CDS encoding class I SAM-dependent methyltransferase, which translates to MAVERSEPPYRLALPQPTESVEQDMEYCVLDTGDGWTEYRFHDYAELYKVPGLYERLFYDILQCQSPPVVCDLLAEQLAAERIDPAGIRVLDVGAGNGIVGEELRARGIGKVVGVDIIPEARDAAERDRPGIYADYHVIDLTALDGDRASAIASGGFDALTCVAALGFGDIPPEAFRAALDMVAVDGFVAITLRDDFLSDDDTSGFAGLIRSLLETGELEQLGSTVYRHRLATSRDPLLYRAVVARKRRPR; encoded by the coding sequence ATGGCCGTCGAGCGTTCCGAACCGCCCTACCGGCTCGCCCTGCCCCAACCCACCGAGTCCGTCGAGCAGGACATGGAGTACTGCGTCCTGGACACCGGCGACGGCTGGACGGAGTACCGGTTCCACGACTACGCCGAGCTCTACAAGGTCCCGGGCCTGTACGAGCGGCTGTTCTACGACATCCTGCAGTGCCAGTCCCCGCCGGTCGTGTGCGACCTGCTCGCCGAGCAGCTGGCCGCGGAACGGATCGACCCGGCCGGCATCCGGGTGCTCGACGTCGGCGCCGGCAACGGCATCGTCGGCGAGGAGCTGCGCGCCCGCGGGATCGGCAAGGTCGTCGGCGTCGACATCATCCCGGAGGCCCGGGACGCCGCCGAGCGGGACCGTCCCGGCATCTACGCCGACTACCATGTGATCGACCTCACCGCCCTGGACGGGGACCGGGCCTCGGCCATCGCCTCCGGCGGCTTCGACGCGCTGACCTGCGTCGCCGCGCTCGGCTTCGGGGACATCCCGCCGGAGGCGTTCCGGGCCGCGCTGGACATGGTCGCGGTGGACGGCTTCGTGGCCATCACCCTGCGTGACGATTTCCTGTCCGACGACGACACCAGCGGTTTCGCCGGCCTGATCCGGTCGCTGCTGGAGACCGGGGAGCTCGAGCAGCTGGGCTCCACCGTCTACCGACACCGGCTCGCGACCTCCCGCGACCCGCTGCTGTACCGGGCCGTCGTGGCCCGCAAGCGCCGCCCGCGCTAG
- a CDS encoding ABC transporter substrate-binding protein yields the protein MLRKLLPLLVLTGLLAACSSPAPDTGPAGTGEGPYPVRIDHAFGSTEIPRRPQRVVALGVTDVDPVVALGVTPVAAGSYPFYAQTHGLGPWARGLVQGPPPQVLTGDPKPEQIAALDPDVIIAVSAGIDQAMYDQLSAIAPVVARPAGTIPYGVPRSDQMRSVATALGEPQRGEELVRKADAAFADAVAAHPEFRGKTGATVLPFDGKYGAYTPADSRGQFMAGLGFVQPPEIARRDTGERFYVEVAAEQAGLLDGDALVMLADEGARRSQIDTDPVLRQVPVVAEGRMIVPDTDTRGAMTYNSVLSAPYALERLVPQLAAAVRR from the coding sequence GTGCTGAGAAAGCTCCTCCCGCTGCTGGTCCTGACCGGCCTGCTCGCCGCCTGCTCCTCCCCCGCACCGGACACCGGCCCGGCCGGCACCGGGGAGGGCCCCTATCCGGTCCGCATCGACCACGCCTTCGGGAGCACCGAGATCCCGCGACGCCCGCAGCGCGTCGTCGCGCTGGGCGTCACCGACGTCGACCCGGTCGTGGCGCTCGGCGTCACCCCGGTCGCCGCCGGGTCATACCCCTTCTACGCGCAGACCCACGGCCTCGGCCCGTGGGCCCGCGGCCTCGTGCAGGGCCCGCCCCCGCAGGTCCTGACCGGCGACCCGAAGCCGGAGCAGATCGCGGCGCTCGACCCGGACGTGATCATCGCGGTCAGCGCGGGGATCGACCAGGCGATGTACGACCAGCTCTCGGCGATCGCGCCGGTCGTGGCCCGGCCGGCCGGGACGATCCCCTACGGCGTGCCGCGCAGCGACCAGATGCGCTCCGTCGCGACCGCCCTCGGCGAGCCCCAGCGGGGCGAGGAGCTGGTCCGGAAGGCCGACGCCGCCTTCGCCGACGCGGTCGCGGCGCACCCGGAGTTCCGCGGGAAGACCGGGGCGACCGTGCTGCCGTTCGACGGCAAGTACGGCGCCTACACCCCCGCCGACTCCCGCGGGCAGTTCATGGCCGGCCTCGGCTTCGTCCAGCCGCCGGAGATCGCCCGGCGCGACACCGGCGAGCGGTTCTACGTCGAGGTGGCCGCCGAGCAGGCCGGCCTGCTCGACGGCGACGCCCTGGTCATGCTGGCCGACGAGGGCGCGCGGAGGTCCCAGATCGACACCGACCCGGTGCTGCGGCAGGTCCCGGTCGTCGCGGAGGGCCGGATGATCGTGCCGGACACCGACACCCGCGGCGCGATGACCTACAACAGCGTGCTCTCCGCGCCGTACGCCCTGGAGCGCCTGGTCCCGCAGCTCGCGGCGGCCGTGCGCCGCTGA
- a CDS encoding SDR family NAD(P)-dependent oxidoreductase yields the protein MSVMERFRLDGKVAVVTGASAGLGVAFATALAEAGADVVLGARRTDRLADTVALVEAAGRRAVAVATDVALPEDCRALAHAALGEFGRIDVLVNNAGIGTAVPALKETPEEFTRVIDVNLNGSYWMAQACATHMEPGSSIVNISSVLGLTTASLPQAAYSASKAGIIGLTRDLAQQWATRKGIRVNAIAPGFFASEMTDQYQPGYLDRMIERVPMARKGDPEELAATVVFLASPAGGYVTGQTFAVDGGLTIT from the coding sequence ATGAGCGTGATGGAGCGATTCCGACTGGACGGCAAGGTCGCCGTCGTCACCGGGGCCTCGGCCGGGCTGGGCGTGGCGTTCGCCACGGCACTGGCCGAGGCGGGGGCCGACGTGGTGCTCGGTGCCCGCCGCACCGACCGGCTCGCCGACACGGTCGCGCTGGTCGAGGCGGCCGGGCGGCGGGCCGTCGCCGTCGCCACCGACGTGGCCCTGCCCGAGGACTGCCGCGCGCTCGCCCATGCGGCGCTCGGCGAGTTCGGCCGGATCGACGTGCTGGTGAACAACGCGGGGATCGGCACCGCCGTCCCGGCGCTGAAGGAGACCCCCGAGGAGTTCACCCGGGTCATCGACGTCAACCTCAACGGCAGCTACTGGATGGCCCAGGCCTGTGCGACGCACATGGAGCCGGGCTCGAGCATCGTCAACATCTCCAGCGTGCTGGGGCTGACGACGGCGTCGCTGCCGCAGGCGGCCTACTCGGCCTCCAAGGCCGGGATCATCGGGCTCACCCGGGACCTCGCCCAGCAGTGGGCCACCCGCAAGGGGATCCGGGTCAACGCGATCGCGCCCGGATTCTTCGCCTCGGAGATGACCGACCAGTACCAGCCCGGCTACCTCGACCGGATGATCGAGCGGGTCCCGATGGCGCGCAAGGGTGACCCGGAGGAGCTGGCCGCCACGGTCGTCTTCCTCGCGTCACCGGCCGGCGGGTACGTGACCGGGCAGACCTTCGCGGTCGACGGCGGGCTGACGATCACCTGA
- a CDS encoding hemerythrin domain-containing protein, with product MPDITTLILDDHAWFRRRFAELDELQARPDADPRELSRVWRPLADRLDVHAIAEEKIFYPQLLKQGENPQDETLDAIGDHNEIRDGVAEAERNPVGSQGWWDGVWSARRANDEHMAEEENEGLADFRQHAPSGLRESLGRQFQEFMDTHPTPEGLDNTDKDPEVYVRTIEARIDPASASTTGLGIGDLKGHDQ from the coding sequence GTGCCCGACATCACGACGCTGATCCTCGACGACCACGCGTGGTTCCGGAGACGGTTCGCGGAGCTCGACGAGCTCCAGGCCCGCCCGGACGCCGACCCGCGCGAGCTGAGCCGGGTGTGGCGGCCGCTCGCGGACCGGCTCGACGTGCACGCGATCGCCGAGGAGAAGATCTTCTACCCGCAGCTGCTGAAGCAGGGCGAGAACCCCCAGGACGAGACCCTCGACGCGATCGGCGACCACAACGAGATCCGGGACGGGGTGGCCGAGGCCGAGCGCAACCCCGTCGGGTCCCAGGGCTGGTGGGACGGCGTGTGGTCCGCCCGGCGCGCCAACGACGAGCACATGGCCGAGGAGGAGAACGAGGGCCTCGCCGACTTCCGCCAGCACGCGCCCTCCGGCCTGCGCGAGTCGCTCGGCCGCCAGTTCCAGGAGTTCATGGACACCCATCCCACCCCCGAGGGCCTCGACAACACCGACAAGGACCCGGAGGTCTACGTGCGGACGATCGAGGCCCGGATCGACCCCGCCTCCGCCTCGACGACCGGGCTCGGCATCGGCGACCTGAAGGGACACGACCAGTGA
- a CDS encoding family 1 encapsulin nanocompartment shell protein has product MTVHDHLLRAQAPIPAAAWAAIDDEARERLTPLLAGRRLTDWGGAAGWSASSVSLGRATRLGGPPPGVDAAGATARLRRVQPLAEFRVPFTVSRDEIDDIERGAQDPELDDLDRAARQAASIENRALFHGWPDAQITGIAEASPYEALSLGDDTDRYPGVVARAVDVLRRAGIEGPFALAVAPEGFTRIAETAEHGGYPLFDHLTRILGGRILRAPGLDGALVVSQRGGDFVLDVGQDLAIGYSSHDADTVHLYLEESFTFRVTEADAAVVVR; this is encoded by the coding sequence GTGACCGTGCACGACCACCTGCTCCGCGCCCAGGCTCCGATCCCGGCCGCAGCCTGGGCGGCGATCGACGACGAGGCCCGCGAGCGGCTCACCCCGCTGCTGGCCGGTCGCCGGCTCACCGACTGGGGCGGCGCGGCCGGCTGGTCGGCTTCGTCGGTGTCGCTGGGCCGGGCGACCCGGCTCGGCGGCCCGCCGCCCGGGGTCGACGCGGCCGGCGCCACGGCCCGGTTGCGCCGGGTCCAGCCGCTGGCCGAGTTCCGGGTGCCGTTCACGGTGTCCCGCGACGAGATCGACGACATCGAGCGCGGCGCCCAGGACCCCGAGCTCGACGACCTCGACCGCGCCGCCCGGCAGGCCGCCTCGATCGAGAACCGGGCGCTGTTCCACGGCTGGCCGGACGCGCAGATCACCGGCATCGCCGAGGCGTCGCCGTACGAGGCACTGTCCCTCGGTGACGACACCGACCGCTACCCGGGCGTCGTCGCGCGGGCGGTGGACGTGCTGCGCCGGGCCGGCATCGAGGGCCCGTTCGCGCTGGCCGTCGCCCCGGAGGGCTTCACCCGGATCGCCGAGACCGCCGAGCACGGCGGCTACCCGCTGTTCGACCACCTGACCCGCATCCTCGGCGGCCGGATCCTGCGGGCACCCGGCCTGGACGGCGCGCTGGTGGTGTCCCAGCGCGGCGGCGACTTCGTGCTCGACGTCGGCCAGGACCTCGCGATCGGCTACTCCTCGCACGACGCGGACACGGTGCACCTCTACCTGGAGGAGTCGTTCACGTTCCGGGTCACCGAGGCGGACGCCGCGGTGGTCGTGCGCTGA
- a CDS encoding Na+/H+ antiporter: MLLVVVGLMLAAVVLVGVGERLRLPWPALMVVFGAGVALLPGLPDAFTLEPELILPLFLPPLLFATAQRTSWALFRARWRTIALLAIGLVLATTAVVAGAVWLLIPGIAVTAAVALGAMVAPPDPVAVEAVAGQVPVPRRLVSVLQSEGLFNDATALVIFQAAVLATVSGDELSPLGLGVRFVAGAAGAVLIGLAVAWLARTVLGRVTDTTGRSALTLVLPFATYLAAEEVHASGVVAVVVLALQLRAGTDADESVERLTQTSLWNVVELLVTGLAFGLIGLDLRQVVTAAGDDLPRMLGHAGIVCSVVVAVRVVWMTVAWRVVRRSADRTAAPRTGPEVLLLSWCGMRGLATLALALSLPATTSAGTPFPHRAEIVLIAVSVLVVTLLVPGFTLPALVRALGVDDEAGAEARAEREIVLRARRAALATLEFERSVRDLPEEVGTAMRERLARLESVLSGETPSEEERQRIAALRTVRGQVAEAHASALAAARVEVLAARREPGVDPHAADRVLQRLDMRTALARS; the protein is encoded by the coding sequence ATGCTGCTGGTGGTCGTCGGCCTGATGCTGGCCGCCGTCGTGCTGGTCGGCGTGGGGGAGCGGCTGCGCCTGCCGTGGCCGGCCCTGATGGTCGTGTTCGGCGCCGGGGTCGCGCTGCTGCCCGGCCTGCCGGACGCGTTCACCCTCGAGCCCGAGCTCATCCTGCCACTGTTCCTGCCGCCGCTGCTGTTCGCGACCGCGCAGCGGACGTCGTGGGCCCTGTTCCGTGCTCGGTGGCGCACGATCGCCCTGCTCGCGATCGGGCTGGTGCTGGCCACCACCGCCGTCGTCGCCGGGGCGGTCTGGCTGCTGATCCCGGGCATCGCGGTGACCGCGGCGGTCGCGCTCGGGGCGATGGTCGCGCCACCGGACCCGGTGGCCGTCGAGGCCGTCGCAGGCCAGGTGCCGGTCCCGCGGCGGCTGGTGTCGGTGCTGCAGAGCGAGGGACTGTTCAACGACGCCACCGCTCTGGTGATCTTCCAGGCGGCGGTGCTCGCGACCGTCTCCGGCGACGAGCTCAGCCCGCTCGGGCTCGGCGTCCGGTTCGTCGCGGGGGCCGCTGGAGCCGTGCTCATCGGCCTGGCGGTGGCCTGGCTGGCCCGCACCGTGCTCGGCCGGGTCACCGACACGACCGGGCGCAGCGCGCTGACCCTGGTGCTGCCGTTCGCCACCTACCTCGCCGCCGAGGAGGTCCACGCGTCCGGGGTCGTCGCGGTCGTCGTGCTCGCGCTGCAGCTGCGGGCCGGCACGGACGCCGACGAGTCCGTCGAGCGACTCACCCAGACCTCGCTGTGGAACGTGGTCGAGCTGCTGGTCACCGGGCTGGCGTTCGGGTTGATCGGGCTCGACCTGCGGCAGGTCGTCACCGCCGCGGGGGACGATCTGCCGCGCATGCTCGGGCACGCCGGGATCGTGTGTTCGGTCGTCGTCGCGGTGCGCGTCGTGTGGATGACCGTCGCCTGGCGGGTGGTGCGGCGCTCCGCCGACCGCACTGCCGCACCGCGGACCGGGCCCGAGGTGCTGCTGCTGTCCTGGTGCGGCATGCGCGGCCTCGCGACCCTGGCGCTGGCGCTGTCCCTGCCGGCGACGACGTCGGCCGGGACCCCGTTCCCGCACCGTGCCGAGATCGTGCTCATCGCGGTGTCCGTGCTGGTCGTGACGCTGCTCGTGCCCGGGTTCACGCTGCCGGCGCTGGTCCGCGCCCTCGGCGTCGACGACGAGGCCGGCGCCGAGGCGCGGGCCGAGCGGGAGATCGTGCTGCGGGCCCGGCGGGCCGCCCTCGCGACCCTGGAGTTCGAGCGGTCGGTCCGGGACCTGCCCGAGGAGGTCGGCACGGCAATGCGCGAGCGGCTCGCCCGCCTGGAGTCGGTGCTGTCCGGGGAGACGCCCTCGGAGGAGGAACGACAGCGGATCGCCGCCCTCCGGACGGTGCGTGGGCAGGTCGCCGAGGCCCACGCGTCGGCGCTCGCGGCCGCCCGCGTCGAGGTCCTCGCCGCGCGCCGGGAGCCGGGGGTCGACCCGCACGCCGCCGACCGCGTCCTGCAGCGGCTGGACATGCGCACGGCGCTCGCGCGCTCGTGA
- a CDS encoding YbhB/YbcL family Raf kinase inhibitor-like protein produces MPGSGRTPQAPTRRSSTVSRNPYDELPPVPSFTVSSEDVTDGAALATPQLSGIFGAGGEDRSPQLSWSGAPEDTQSYVVTCYDPDAPTVSGFWHWAVFNLPASVTSLPAGAGDETGSGLPEGAVQLPNDAGLARYLGAAPPPGHGPHRYYFVVHAVDVPSLDIPATSTPAFLAFNLFGHTLGRAMLVGTHANLS; encoded by the coding sequence ATGCCAGGATCGGGCCGTACCCCGCAAGCCCCGACGAGGAGGTCGTCCACAGTGTCCCGCAATCCGTACGACGAGCTGCCCCCGGTCCCGTCGTTCACCGTGTCCAGCGAGGACGTCACCGACGGCGCAGCGCTCGCCACGCCGCAGCTGTCCGGCATCTTCGGCGCCGGCGGCGAGGACCGCTCCCCGCAGCTGTCCTGGTCCGGCGCGCCGGAGGACACCCAGTCCTATGTGGTCACCTGCTACGACCCGGACGCCCCGACCGTGTCCGGGTTCTGGCACTGGGCGGTGTTCAACCTCCCGGCATCGGTGACGTCGCTGCCCGCCGGGGCCGGTGACGAGACCGGTTCCGGGCTGCCCGAGGGCGCCGTGCAGCTGCCGAACGACGCCGGCCTGGCCCGCTACCTGGGCGCCGCCCCGCCGCCCGGGCACGGCCCGCACCGGTACTACTTCGTGGTGCACGCCGTCGACGTGCCGTCGCTGGACATCCCGGCCACGTCGACGCCGGCGTTCCTGGCGTTCAACCTGTTCGGGCACACCCTCGGGCGCGCGATGCTCGTCGGGACGCACGCGAACCTGAGCTGA
- a CDS encoding AbrB family transcriptional regulator: MTAYGRLRNVRWWRWLLLAVLTAGATAALAVLDVPSPALFAGLFVATAVALAGLGPARVARPATAGGQAVIGVVIGLLARPETLATVATQWIPVLLISLGTLLVSMAAGLLMGLQRGVTPLTGMLAQTAGGASGLVAISRELGGDERTVAVIQYLRVGLVTATMPVVAALAYGAQHTVPADLAPPGPGAPWWAGLAVTAVCAAIGIPLGRVARIPAPALLGPMAVALVLSLTGLTADAAVPVPVVDVAYAVIGWQAGLRYTRAALGTVVRLLPLATALILAVVALCAGLGLLLSHFTGMTLLEGYLATTPGGVYAVLATAISSGVDVTSVVAVQVLRVILMLLVAPWIARFVGRRLGAEPAR; this comes from the coding sequence GTGACGGCGTACGGGCGCCTGCGGAACGTCCGCTGGTGGCGGTGGTTGCTGCTCGCCGTCCTCACCGCGGGCGCCACCGCCGCGCTGGCCGTCCTCGACGTGCCGTCGCCCGCGCTGTTCGCCGGGCTGTTCGTGGCCACCGCCGTGGCACTCGCCGGGCTCGGACCGGCCCGGGTCGCCCGGCCCGCCACCGCGGGCGGCCAGGCGGTGATCGGCGTCGTCATCGGGTTGCTGGCCCGGCCGGAGACCCTCGCGACGGTGGCCACCCAGTGGATCCCGGTGCTGCTCATCAGCCTCGGGACGCTGCTGGTCAGCATGGCTGCCGGGCTGCTCATGGGCCTGCAGCGCGGGGTCACCCCGCTGACCGGGATGCTCGCGCAGACCGCGGGCGGCGCGTCCGGGCTGGTCGCGATCAGCCGCGAGCTGGGCGGCGACGAGCGCACGGTCGCGGTGATCCAGTACCTGCGGGTCGGCCTGGTGACGGCGACGATGCCGGTGGTCGCCGCGCTCGCCTACGGCGCGCAGCACACCGTCCCGGCGGACCTCGCGCCGCCCGGACCGGGCGCCCCCTGGTGGGCCGGGCTCGCGGTGACCGCGGTGTGCGCCGCGATCGGCATCCCGCTCGGCCGGGTCGCGCGGATCCCCGCGCCCGCGCTGCTGGGCCCGATGGCCGTCGCCCTGGTCCTGAGCCTGACCGGGCTGACCGCCGACGCCGCCGTCCCGGTCCCGGTGGTCGACGTGGCCTACGCGGTCATCGGCTGGCAGGCGGGCCTGCGCTACACCCGCGCGGCCCTCGGCACGGTCGTCCGGCTGCTCCCGCTCGCCACGGCGCTGATCCTGGCCGTGGTCGCCCTGTGCGCCGGGCTGGGGCTGCTGCTGTCGCACTTCACCGGGATGACCCTGCTGGAGGGCTACCTCGCGACGACGCCCGGCGGGGTGTACGCGGTGCTGGCGACCGCGATCTCCTCCGGGGTGGACGTCACCTCGGTGGTCGCCGTGCAGGTGCTGCGGGTGATCCTCATGCTGCTGGTGGCGCCGTGGATCGCCCGGTTCGTGGGACGGCGGCTCGGCGCGGAGCCGGCCAGGTAG
- the pgm gene encoding phosphoglucomutase (alpha-D-glucose-1,6-bisphosphate-dependent) codes for MSVHQRAGTPARPEDLVDVDALLAAYSEVHPDPKVDVQRVAFGTSGHRGSAFLSTFNDDHIAATSQAIVEYRAAQGTDGPLFLGRDSHALSEPAWLTAAEVFAANGVELMIDSRDGLTPTPAISHAILVTNAGRSAHLADGVVVTPSHNPPADGGFKYNPPDGGPAGTEATSWIADRANELLEAGLKGVRRRSFDTAAAGRYDYLGEYVAQLDQVLDMAAIRDAGVTIGADPLGGASVDYWGAIAERYGLDLTVVNPAVDPAFAFMTLDWDGKIRMDCSSPYAMASLRERMASDPSPFRIATGNDADADRHGIVTADGGLMNPNHYLAVAIGYLYAHRPGWPATAGVGKTAVSSSMIDLVAADLGRTLVEVPVGFKWFVPGLRSGEIGFGGEESAGASFLRRDGAPWSTDKDGLLLALLASEITAVTGRTPTEHYRELTARFGAPAYARTDVACSRDDKAALSKLDASAVTATELAGDPITAKLTRAPGNDAPIGGLKVVTEAGWFAARPSGTEDVYKVYAESFRGGEHLALIQAEARDVVAAALRS; via the coding sequence ATGTCCGTGCACCAGCGCGCCGGCACCCCGGCCCGCCCCGAGGACCTCGTCGACGTCGACGCGCTGCTCGCCGCGTACTCCGAGGTGCACCCCGACCCGAAGGTCGACGTCCAGCGGGTCGCGTTCGGCACGTCCGGCCACCGGGGCTCGGCGTTCCTGTCCACCTTCAACGACGACCACATCGCGGCCACGAGCCAGGCCATCGTCGAGTACCGGGCCGCGCAGGGCACCGACGGGCCGCTGTTCCTGGGCCGGGACTCGCACGCGCTGTCCGAGCCGGCCTGGCTGACCGCGGCCGAGGTGTTCGCCGCGAACGGAGTCGAGCTCATGATCGACTCCCGGGACGGGCTGACCCCCACCCCGGCGATCTCGCACGCCATCCTGGTCACCAACGCCGGGCGCAGCGCCCACCTGGCCGACGGCGTCGTCGTCACCCCGTCGCACAACCCGCCCGCCGACGGCGGGTTCAAGTACAACCCGCCGGACGGCGGCCCGGCCGGCACCGAGGCGACGTCGTGGATCGCGGACCGGGCCAACGAGCTGCTGGAGGCGGGGCTGAAGGGCGTGCGGCGCCGGTCGTTCGACACGGCCGCCGCCGGGCGCTACGACTACCTCGGCGAGTACGTGGCCCAGCTCGACCAGGTGCTGGACATGGCGGCGATCCGCGACGCGGGCGTCACGATCGGCGCGGACCCGCTCGGCGGCGCGTCGGTCGACTACTGGGGCGCGATCGCGGAGCGCTACGGCCTCGACCTGACCGTGGTGAACCCGGCCGTCGACCCGGCGTTCGCGTTCATGACCCTGGACTGGGACGGCAAGATCCGGATGGACTGCTCGTCGCCGTACGCGATGGCGTCGCTGCGGGAACGGATGGCGAGCGACCCCTCTCCCTTCCGGATCGCCACCGGCAACGACGCCGACGCCGACCGGCACGGCATCGTCACCGCCGACGGCGGCCTGATGAACCCGAACCACTACCTCGCCGTCGCGATCGGCTACCTCTACGCCCACCGTCCGGGCTGGCCGGCCACGGCCGGCGTCGGGAAGACCGCCGTCAGCTCGTCGATGATCGACCTGGTGGCCGCGGACCTCGGCCGGACGCTGGTCGAGGTGCCGGTCGGGTTCAAGTGGTTCGTGCCCGGCCTGCGGTCCGGCGAGATCGGGTTCGGCGGCGAGGAGAGCGCGGGGGCGTCGTTCCTGCGCCGCGACGGCGCGCCGTGGAGCACCGACAAGGACGGGCTGCTGCTCGCCCTGCTCGCCTCCGAGATCACCGCGGTCACCGGGCGCACGCCCACCGAGCACTACCGGGAGCTCACCGCACGGTTCGGCGCCCCCGCCTACGCCCGCACCGACGTCGCCTGCTCGCGCGACGACAAGGCCGCCCTGTCCAAGCTCGACGCGTCGGCGGTGACGGCGACCGAGCTGGCCGGCGACCCGATCACGGCGAAGCTGACCCGGGCGCCGGGCAACGACGCCCCGATCGGCGGCCTCAAGGTCGTCACCGAGGCGGGCTGGTTCGCGGCCCGGCCGTCCGGCACCGAGGACGTCTACAAGGTCTACGCCGAGAGCTTCCGCGGCGGCGAGCACCTGGCCCTCATCCAGGCGGAGGCACGTGACGTGGTCGCCGCCGCGCTGCGTTCCTGA
- the ppgK gene encoding polyphosphate--glucose phosphotransferase — protein sequence MSTKHDLGFGIDIGGSGIKGAPVDLQKGKLAEDRVRIPTPQPSTPEAVAETVRQILDEFGWTGPFGCTFPAVVQHGVTRTAANVDPSWIDRDAAGVLRKVTGRDALLVNDADAAGVAEVEFGAAGRRSGVVLLATLGTGIGSALIVDGHLVPNTELGHLELDGHDAETRAADSAREREDLGWPEWGERLTRYFTHVENLLWPDLIVVGGGVSKKFAKWSPYVKTRTRMIPATLLNEAGIIGAALLAHRGERR from the coding sequence GTGAGCACGAAGCACGACCTGGGTTTCGGCATCGACATCGGCGGCTCCGGCATCAAGGGGGCCCCGGTCGACCTGCAGAAGGGCAAGCTGGCCGAGGACCGCGTGCGGATCCCGACCCCGCAGCCGTCGACGCCGGAGGCGGTCGCGGAGACCGTGCGGCAGATCCTCGACGAGTTCGGCTGGACCGGCCCGTTCGGCTGCACGTTCCCCGCCGTCGTCCAGCACGGCGTGACCCGCACCGCGGCGAATGTCGACCCCTCCTGGATCGACCGCGACGCCGCCGGAGTGCTGCGCAAGGTCACCGGGCGGGACGCGCTGCTCGTCAACGACGCGGACGCCGCCGGGGTCGCCGAGGTCGAGTTCGGCGCCGCCGGGCGACGCTCCGGGGTGGTGCTGCTGGCGACCCTCGGCACGGGCATCGGGTCCGCCCTGATCGTGGACGGCCACCTCGTGCCGAACACCGAGCTCGGTCACCTCGAGCTGGACGGCCACGACGCCGAGACCCGCGCCGCGGACTCCGCCCGGGAACGCGAGGACCTCGGCTGGCCGGAGTGGGGCGAGCGCCTGACCCGCTACTTCACCCACGTCGAGAACCTGCTGTGGCCGGACCTGATCGTGGTCGGCGGCGGGGTCAGCAAGAAGTTCGCCAAGTGGTCGCCGTACGTGAAGACCCGCACGCGGATGATCCCCGCGACGCTGCTGAACGAGGCGGGGATCATCGGCGCGGCGCTTCTCGCGCACCGGGGTGAGCGCCGGTAG